Below is a window of Leptospira sp. WS4.C2 DNA.
CTTCCCATTTAAAAGGTCGAACCATTTGAGTATGGCATCCGATACAACCTTCTCTTTGGTAAGTGTCACGGCCTGCAAGTTCCAATGCGGAATAAGGTTTTACAGTGGAAATTGGAGTTACCGTTTTAGTTAGAAAAAACGGCGGGATGAGTTCAAAAAGTCCACCAATTACAACGGCAATCGTTGTATAGAGAGTAAACTTAACACCCTTTGTGTCCCAATGATCTGCAATTTCTGAAAACCAATCTAAGAATTTGTTAAATCCAAACATTATGATTTCACTCCTATACGTAAGTCTTGTTCTACAAACCCACTATCTTTATTTTGAATGGTTTTGATAAAGTTATACACCATTAGTATAATCCCTGTTAGATAGAGTGTTCCACCGATCGCACGGAAAAGTCTAAATGGTTTTAAGAACTCTACAATTTCTACCCAGTCTTTATATACGAGTTCACCGTTTTCTCCAACCGCTCTCCACATAGAACCTTCTGTAATTCCAGACACCCACATTGAAATAATGTAGAGTAGGATACCAAGTGTTCCGAGCCAGAAGTGTGCATTGGCAAGTTTTTCGCTATAGAGATTGGAATTCCAAAGTCTTGGCACAAGATAGTATAAAGCAGCGGCAGACATAAATCCCACCCAACCGAGTGTTCCGGAGTGAACGTGACCTATGATCCAGTCAGTGTTATGTCCAAGTGCAGAAACCGCACGAATGGAAAGAAGTGGACCTTCAAATGTAGACATACCGTAAAAAGTGACTGCAGCTAACATCATTTTGAGGGTAGCATCCACTTTGATTTTATCTTTTGCTTGGGTCAGTGTGAGGAATCCATTCAACATACCACCCCAAGAAGGCATCCATAACATGATGGAGAATACCATCCCTGTTGTTTGTAACCATTCTGGAATTGGAGAATATAGTAAATGGTGAGGACCTGCCCAAATATAGATAAAGATTAACGACCAGAAATGGATGATCGAAAGTCTATGAGAGTAAATGGGTTGTTTGATGTGTTTTGGGAGGTAATAATACATAAGTCCCAAAAAAGGAGTCGTAAGAACAAAGGCTACTGCGTTGTGCCCATACCACCATTGGATGTTGGCATCAAACACACCTGCATACACCGAGTAGGACTTTAAGAATCCTGCTGGGATCACAATGTTGTTTACGATAAAAAGAAGTGGAACTGTAACAAAAGAAGCAATGTAGAACCAAATAGCTACGTACATTTGTTCTTCTTTTCTTTTGAGTACCGTCATCAAATAGTTTGCAAAGAAGATTACATACCATACAACAATCAATACGTCGATAGGCCATTCTAATTCGGCATATTCTTTTGATTGGCTGTAACCAAGTGGTAAAGTAATTGCTGCAAGAACAATTGTCAGGTTATACAATGCCAGGTGTATTTTGGAAAGTGTGTCGTTCCACATTCTGGTTCGGCACAGTCTTTGTACTGTATGGTACGCTGTGGCGAAGATAACACTCAATGCAAATCCAAAAATGGCAGCATTGGTATGTAGAGGTCGTAACCTTCCGAAGCTCGTCCAAGGTAATTCAAAATTCAGCTGTGGATATACAAGCTGGAAGGCAATAATGACACCGAATGTCATTGATGCGACGCCCCAGACTAACGCTGAAATGATAAACCCTTTTACGATGAAATCGTCATATTGAGTTTTTTCCGTAGCCAATGTTTCTCTCCTTAATCTTTATCAGTTCCATTTGTATAGAGAACTAATTCCTTTGTATATAAAAGGACGAAGAAAGGAAAGAAAAACAGATTGGTGTTCTACGGCTGACCCCTTGATATTTGTCAAGGGGTCAGTTGAGACTTAGAATAAGTCTAATAAGTGAAGGTGCTGAGGACTTACTTTCTAACAGCGGTTAGAAAGTATATTCATATCCTAATTGAGTACGGTGTTCGATACCTCGATCTCCTGCAATTGCAGTAGGGTGGTATCCCACACGCTCCACTGAAGAATTCATGAAGAATTTTTCTTTGCGTGTATCATCCATACTAAGACCAGAACCTGTTGGGTGGAAGTAGTAAGCATCAAAGATGTTCCAGAAATACACAAGAAGAGTTGCCACACCGATGTATTGCATTTCTTGGTAATGGCGTTCCACAGACTCTCTTTGTCCTTTGAAAGGACCAAGTTGGCTTGCCACCACTGCTTCTGCAGGAGACACAGTCGCTGTACCTTGTGGGGTAAAAGCGGCACGGATCAAACCGTTTGTTGTGTAAGGATTATCTAAATTGTTGTAATCGCGTTTCGCATTCAAATACATTCGATGTTTATCGTATGTGAAAAATAAACCGACAGCAATGATCGATGGATATACAAAGGCTTGTACCTTTCTACCTTGTTTCCACTGGCCCCAACCTGGGAGTACTGCGGATCGCCAAGCGGCACCTGTTTTTGTTAGGTTTTTACGATCAGCTTCTGCGAGTTTAGCGTCTTCTTCTTGTTTGCGTTTGGCTTCGGCCTCAGCAGTTGCATTTTTTGAAGCTAATTCTTTTTCTAATTTAGCTGCATCTTCTTGCTCTTTTTTGAGTCGTGCTGTGTCTTCTTTTTCTTTTTTAAGCCTTTCTTTTTCTTCTTCTGCTTTTCTGAGTTTGTCTTCCTCTGCTGCAGTTAGGTGGTCTTTGTATACCACTTTAAGGATGTCTGTTTTGTTGAGAACAACAGTAGTCCCGTCTTCTTTTCGAATTTTTAGCTTATATTGGTCTTGTTCGATTACCTTACCTTGGAGAGTTCCCCCTTTTTTGAGAAGGATGTTCTCTGCGGATAGGTTACCTGCGAGCACTACCAAAAGTGTTGCGAATTTAATGAATTGTGTAATAGTCAGTTTCAAGGGTATCTCAAGTGTTGGAATATTATATAACAATCTCTATAGTGCTACTAGCTACGTTTCAATTGATCTCTCCAATGATTTTTGCAATTTGGAAGTTAGGCAAGAATTTTTTTGCAAAAGAAGGTTTGAAAGTAAACCCACATTTGGAAAGAAATTATCCCTGTTACGACAAGGTCTGTTCCAAATGTGGTTCGTAAGATAAGAGGTTTTATCCCTCTACTTCTTGCGTAAGGAAGTGGTGTAATTGGTCAGCACACTTCCTTCCTTCAGAAATGGCCCATACAATGAGGGATTGCCCCCGTCTTACGTCGCCGCAAGCGTACACTTTCGGTACAGAAGTTGCAAAAGATCCCGGTTTTGTTCCGAAATCTGCCTTTACATTCCCCCTACCATCAAGTTCTAGTCCTTCTTTTTGCAAATCTGCGAGTAAACCCTCTTTGACGGGATTCACAAATCCCATCGCTAAGAATACTAAATCCGCAGGCCATTCAAATTCAGTTCCAGGAACTGGATTGAATTTCCCGTTTTCTTCTTTTACTTCCGATCCGTAAATCGCAGTGACTTCGCCTTTTTCATTGGATTTAAAACCCATTGTAGAAACGGCCCATTTTCGACTGACACCTTCTTCATGTGAGGTGGAAGTTCGAAGCATTTTAGGGTAGAGTGGCCAAGGAGTGGAGGAATCTCTCTCTTTTGGCGGTTCTGGAAAAAGTTCAATTTGAGTGACTGATTTTGCACCATGCCTGTTGGATGTTCCCACACAATCAGAACCTGTATCTCCACCACCAATTACAATGACATGTTTGTCTTTTGCATCGATAATCTCGATTGCATCACCTGCTACATGTTTGTTGTTTTTGGACAAAAACTCCATAGCATAGTAAACACCCTTGCTCTTTCTACCTTCGACAGGTAGGTCTCTTGGAACTTCCGATCCACAAGCGAGAACCACGGAATCAAAATCAGCTAATAATTGCTTGGCGGTAATGTCTACGCCAACGTTTACATTGGTTTTGAAAGTAACACCTTCTGCTTCCATTTGTTTCATTCGTCGGTCAATGTGACGTTTTTCCATTTTGAAGTCTGGAATTCCATAGCGGAGTAGGCCACCTATACGATCATTTTTTTCAAAGATAGTTACGGTATGTCCTGCACGAGCTAACTGTTGTCCTGCAGCAAGACCTGCTGGTCCAGAACCAACTACAGCAACTTTTTTACCCGACTTGGAAACAGAAGGTTGCGGGATGACCCATCCTTCTTCCCAAGCACGATCAATGATGGTTCTTTCAATCGACTTAATGGAAACAGGTGGTTCAATGATACCTAAAGTACAAGCGGACTCACAGGGAGCAGGGCAAAGCCTTCCTGTAAATTCAGGGAAGTTGTTAGTTTTGGAAAGATTTTCCCAAGCCTCTTTCCAGCGACCTCGATAAACAAAATCATTGAATTCGGGGATGAGGTTATCTACAGGGCAACCTGTATCACCATGACAAAAAGGAATCCCACAATCCATACAACGAGCGCCTTGGTCTTTGGCAACAGTCTCAGCGAAAGGTTTTTCGAACTCTTTATAGTTCTTAACTCTTTCCTTCGGTTCAATTTTCTGAAGGTATTCTTTTTTAAATTCTAAAAATCCTGTTGGTTTACCCACGAGCTGTTACCCCCTCTTTGTTTTGTTTTCCCGATGCATTTTCTTCGGCCATTTTTTCTAGAGCTTTTTTATAATCTCTCGGAATCACTTTGATCATTTCTTTGACAACAATGTCCCATTTCGCGAGAACTTCTTCTGCTCGTTTGGAACCTGTGTATGTTTTATGATCTTCTACCATCTTTTTCACTTCGGCAATTTCGGATGCATCAGTTAACGGATCTAAGTCGACCATTTCTTTGTTGATGAGAGCTTCTTTGTTTGTCTTTGGATCCCAAAGGTAAGCAATCCCACCAGACATACCCGCAGCAAAGTTTCGTCCAATGTCTCCGAGGATGACGACTCGCCCACCGGTCATATATTCACAACCATGGTCACCCGTTCCTTCGACAATGACATGGGCCCCTGAGTTACGAACACAGAATCTTTCCCCAGCAATTCCATTGACATAAGCATTTCCGCTGGTCGCTCCAATAAAACAAGTGTTACCGATCACGATATTTTCTTCTGCTTTATAAGGAGCTGTTTTTGGAGTTTGGAAGATGAGTTTTCCGCCACAAAGACCTTTCCCAACATAGTCGTTTCCTTCCCCAACCAAACGAAGTGTCATCCCTTTGGTAACAAATGCACCAAACGATTGTCCTGCGGTTCCTGTGAATTCGATATCGATCGTATCTTCAGAAAGACCATCCACTCCATATTTTTTTGTTACTTCGTGGCTGAGCATTGTTCCTACGGAACGATTTAAGTTCACAATGGATGTTTTGATTTTGACCGGTTGTTTGTGGTCAATCGCTGGAAGTGATTTACGAATCAGTTCGTTGTCGATTTGTTCATCCAAATGGTGGTTCTGCTCTTTCGTACGGAAGAGTCCCGTAGGGAAGACAGGAGTTGGCCTATGGAGGACTTTTGTAAAATCAAGTCCGCGTGCCTTCCAATGGTGGTGAGGTCGTTTGAACTTAATTTTTTCCACTTGGCCAATCATCTCTTCGAAAGTTCTAAATCCAAGTTTCGCCATGATCTCGCGCACTTCTTCTGCAACGAAAGTCATAAAGTTTACAACATACTCTGGTTTGCCGGTAAATTTACTTCTTAAGAATTCATCTTGAGTCGCAACCCCCACAGGGCATGTATTCAAGTGGCATTTACGCATCATGATACAACCTACGGATACTAGAGCAGAAGTAGAGAATCCAAATTCTTCAGCTCCAAGTAGGGCACCCACTACCACATCTTTTCCGGTAAGGAGTTTTCCATCGACAGCGAGATAGACCCGGTCACGAAGTCCATTGGCGACAAGAGTTTGGTGAGTTTCTGAAAGTCCGAGTTCCCAAGGAGTTCCTGCATGATGGATGGAAGAGATAGGACTTGCTCCTGTTCCCCCTTCATGTCCAGCAATCAGGATATGATCCGCATGAGCTTTCGCAACACCTGCTGCAACAGTTCCTACACCCGATTCAGAAACTAATTTTACTGAAACTCTTGCTCTAGGATTTGAGTTTTTTAAATCGAAGATGAGCTGTTTTAAATCCTCAATCGAATAAATATCATGGTGAGGAGGAGGGGAGATCAGTGTCACACCAGGGGTAGAGTATCGGAGCCATCCAATGTATTTGTCTACTTTGTGCCCTGGAAGTTGTCCACCTTCTCCTGGTTTTGCGCCCTGTGCCATTTTGATTTGAATATCATCGGCATTGGTTAGGTATTCCATTGTCACACCAAATCTAGCTGATGCCACTTGTTTGATCGCCGAACGCATGCTATCCCCATTCGGAAGAGTTTTGAACCTGACAGGATCTTCTCCACCTTCTCCCGTATTGGATTTTGCACCAATTCGGTTCATTGCGATTGCAAGAGTAGTATGTGCTTCCCAAGAAATAGATCCATGGCTCATCGCTCCCGTTTGGAAACGTTTGAGAATGGACTTCACTGATTCCACTTCTTCAATCGGGATTGCTTTGGATCCTTCAAAGTCGAGATGGAATAAACTTCTAAGAGTGATTGCCTTTTCGTTCTGGTTATCAATGAGGCTAGAAAACTCTTTAAAAGTTTTGTAGTCGTTGTCTTGTGTTGCTTTCTGGAGTTTATGTACAGTGATCGGAGTATAAAGATGGCTATCGCCATTTTTACGGTAGTAGTGAACTCCACCTGGTTCCAAGTTATTAGGGAAAAATGTAGGGTCATAAGCTGCTTTGTGGCGGCGAACGGTTTCTTCTTCCAACATCTCCAAAGAAAGTCCTTCGATTCTGGATTGGGTTCCCGCAAAGTAAGTGTTGACTAACTCAGAATCAAGACCAACCGCCTCAAAAATTTGGGCACCACAATACGATTGTAATGTAGAAATCCCCATTTTGGAGAACACTTTGAAAAGTCCTTTCCCAATTGATTTGATGTATTTCTTTTTCGCATCCTTGTAATTGGGAACTTCTGGAAGTAAACCTTGTTGTGATAAATCAGCAATGGTTTCAAAAGCAAGATATGGATTGATGGCATTGGCACCATAACCACATAACAGTGCAAAGTGGGCCACTTCTCTTGGTTCGCCGGATTCTAATACAATCCCTGCTTTGGTTCTGAGTCCTTCTCGAATCAAATAGTGATGAAGTCCTGCAACAGCTAGTAGCGAAGGGATGGCAGCTTTTTTCTCACCCACACCGTGATCGGTTAATATGATCAGGTTCACCCCTTGTTCACGAACCGCTTTGGCAGCATCGGCACAAACACGATCCAGTGAGTTTCTCATATCATGTTTTTTGGATGGATCAAAAAGGATGGCAAAGGTTTTGGCTTTGAAATGACCTTCACTGATTTGTTTGATTTTTTCAAAATCTTCGTTTGTGAGGATGGGATGTTCCAATTCCAAACGGTGTGCGTGTTCTGGTTCTTCGGAGAGTAGGTTTCCTTCAGGTCCAATGTAAGTGGTCAGTTCCATCACCAACTCTTCACGGATTGGATCGATGGGAGGGTTTGTGACTTGGGCAAAGTTTTGTTTGAAGTAACGAAATAGGGGTTGTGGTTTTTCACTGAGCACAGCCAAAGAAGAATCCACACCCATAGAGCCGATCGGTTCTTCTCCAGAAACTCCCATTGGTTTGATGATGGTAAATACATCTTCGTGAGTGTAACCAAATGCTCTTTGGCGTTCCAAAATGGTTTCGTGTTGCGGCTGTTTTACGTTCTCTGGATCAGGCAATGATCCCAAACGAATCATATTGTCTTCTACCCATTTGCGGTAAGGTTTTTGAGTCGCAATTTGTTTTTTGATTTCTTCATCATCTAGGATTTGGCCTTTTTCCATATCGATAAGGAGCATACGACCTGGACGAAGACGGTCTTGGACTAAAACTTCTTCTGGAGGGAGGTTAAGAACTCCTGCTTCCGAAGACATAATCACTTCATCATGTTTTGTGACAATAAATCTTGCAGGGCGAAGGCCATTTCTATCGAGTGTAGCACCGATGATGCGGCCATCGGTAAAGGCAATGGCAGCAGGTCCATCCCAAGGTTCCATAAACGTGGCATGATATTCGTAGAACGCGCGTCTGTCGGCATCCATCGCTTTGTTTTTAGACCAAGCTTCTGGAATCATCATCATGACGGAGTGAGGTAAAGACCTTCCCCCCATCACGAGTAGTTCAAGAACAGTATCAAAGGTTGCAGTGTCTGACTGGCCTTCCATAACAATCGGAAGCATACGACGAAGTTCATCCCCATAGAGTGGAGACTGCATCACCATCTGGCGTGCTGCCATCCAGTTCATGTTCCCACGAAGTGTGTTGATTTCTCCGTTATGGGCAATTTGGCGATAAGGGTGAGCCAAATCCCAAGTAGGGAAGGTGTTAGTCGAAAACCTTGTATGTGTTAAACAAAAGGCAGAAGTTAAATCTGGAGATTTTAAATCTTCATAGAATTTTTTAACCTGGTCTCCAAGTAACATCCCTTTGTAAACGATCGTACGTGACGAAAAACTAGGAACGTAGTACTGAGAACGATCCAATTTCATTTCCGAGCGAATTCGTCTGTCAATGAGACGACGGATGAGGAATAGTTTCCTTTCGAAGTCGTCAGAAGTTTTGAGTTTTTTGGATTTTTTGCCTATGAATACTTGTTTGAATACCGGAATGGTTTTAGAAGCAACCACTCCCGCATATTCTTTGTTCACCGGAACATCTCGGAACCCAAGGAATTCTTCCCCTTCATCAACAATGATCTTTTCGATCACGTTTTCGACAGCAGTTCTTACTTCTGTGTTTTGCGGTAGGAAAAGAAAACCCACGGCATAATCGCCTTCTTTCGGGAGAGCGAAGGGAAGATTCTTTCTAAAAAATGCATCGGGAATGTTGATCATGATCCCTGCACCGTCACCGGTTTTTGGATCAGCTCCTTCGGCCCCTCGGTGTTCGAGGTTACACATTAGGCGGATCCCTTTGTCTACGATGTCGCGGGAGCGTTTGCCTTTATAATTTGCGATAAAACCAACACCACAGGAATCTTTGTCCATGGCAGGATCATACATACCTTGGGCCTGTGGGCCGAGTGGCGGAAGGATGGGTGGTTGGTTAGATTTTGACATACGTATCCTACTCTAAAGCAATTACTGTACCTTGTTTTTGAATTTGGATGTACTGTCCAATTATTTTGTTTTCAGCAAAATGATTTATTTTTAGGCAAAACCAAACACCCGGAAATGTTCCCGTTCTGTACAATATGCTCATATATAAAACATTTTGCCCTCAACGTAAACCGGATTGAATTCGGTCTAAAAAATCTTGGAGTACAAGAAACAAGCGAACTGCAACTTCCATAGGAAGATCGCTTAAATCCGAGCACCCTTTTTGGGGGAGTTTGGCTAGTCCCTTTGTTAGTTTTAAGGCAGGTCCGGGAGACAACCAAAGGATTTTTCATTCTGAATGGCACGAGATCCGAAACTGATTCGGAAAGGCCGAAATCGAAGGTTTTGCTTAAACCTAGGATTCCAATATTGATTCCATTATTTGGATTTAATTCCTAACCAATCTAAGATGTGTTCGGCGGCTTCTTCTTTGGAAAGTTTAGATAGATTCAGCTTAAAATGTGCGGCTTCTTGGTAGACGGGTAGTCTTTTTTCTAGGATGGAGCGGTAAGAAGTTTCTTTAGAAAGGTCGGGTCTTGTCGGGTCCCCCTTTACTTTTTCGATGAGTTCCTCTGCTCCGCGTTCCAAATAAACGATCCTTCCCATACTACGGAGTAGGTCCAATTTTCTTTGGCTTGGGACTTCGTTCCCGTTCTCATCCAAATCAAAGAGGATGCCACCACCACAATCCAGAATGATTCCATCCGCAGCTTTCAATTTTTGCAAAATAGAATATTCTAATTCTCGGAAAGCCTTCCAGCCAGATTTTTCCACAAATTTGGGGATGGGAATCCCACCAGCCTCATAAACTGCAATGGAATCAGTAGAAACAACTGGGAATTCGGTTTTTTTGGATAGGGAACGAGAAACTTTGGATTTTCCGGCGCCTCTTGCTCCAATGAAGATAATGTTCATAAAATTTGACTTAAAACCTGAGGCTAATTACTTAAAAGTTATACGTTTAACAAATCAGCAAGGCCGGCTTGTAAATCAGGAATATGGACAAAGTAGGTTTCAATATCTGCTTCTGTAACGCCTGTTTGGCTGAGTGCAAAAGGAGAAATCGGAACGGACTCACCACCAATATCGATTCCAATTCCAGAAACGACTATGAGAATACTCGCAATATGTACAACAGAAGTGAGAACGGGGTTGTTTTTGGAATTTTCTGGTGTGAGGTAGTTGGCGACAACATCAGTCAATTCCTGTGGGAAGTTCCAACGTTTCAAAAGATTCTCAGACACTTCCATATGTGTGTATCCGAAATACTTTTTTTCTAACATAGGGAAGGGTTCTTGGTTGTCTTTTAGATCCGCTTTGATTTGCATCATCACCGGGCTAAAGAACTGAGCGAGTACAATTTTACCCACACTACAGAGAAGGCCCGATGTGAAAGCTAGGTCTTTATCTATTTTTAGTTTTTTGTGTTGGACAATTTTACTCGAAAGTTCTGCCACCAGTAGCGAAGAAGTCCAAAGTTGGGCTGCTTCCAATTGGTAACTATTAAGATCTTGCGAAAGGATTCCTTTGGCAGCAGTGAGTAGGACAATTTCTTTCACCGTCTTGATCCCGAGAGTCATCAGAGCCTCTTGGACCGTGCGGATGGGTTTGGAGGCCCGGTAGTATGCGGAATTGGAAAGTTTAATCACATTGGCAGTGATGGCTGGGTCTTTGGAAATTTCCTGTGCAAGGTCAGCAATATTTACGTCGGGTTTTTGGAGTTTTTCCAATACCTTAGACACAACCGACGAAATGGCAGGTAGTTTATTTACGTCTTGTAATACTTCATCAACCTTCGATTTTAGCATATTCGCCTAACGCACCTTATAAAGGTATTTTTCCATACCAGCTTTTTTTAACAGCACACGCCCGTCGTCACAGTAAAGACTGATAGTTCTTCCTTCGTTCCCAGCTACATCTTCCACAATGACAGGGATTTTATTCTCTTCCATAAATTTTTTGACAATAGCGATATTCTGTTCCCCGATGTTTTGTAAAAATTGGGAGTTGATCCCTTTAAACATAGAGGCACCACCGAACATTCGACAAGAGTAACGACCAATGTTGGATCCTTGTTGTTTCATCATTTCGATGAGGATGGGGAGGGCAGTTTCTCCGTATTTATGCGGAAACTTGGTGGCATCCTTGCCTGTAGGATCTTTGGCAAGCATGATATGGGAAATGGCCCCCACTTTCTGTTCCGGATCATACAGAACGATTCCTATGCACGAACCCAATGTGGTTCGGAGCACATCCGTATCTTTTCCGACCTTGATGTCGGCAATTCCCACATTGATGATTTTGGATTTAATAGACATTCTACTTGTTTCTAGAGAGTGGAACCGTTACTTAGGTATTATAGATAGTAAGCTTTCCTTATGCGTTCAATCAAAAAATCAACTCCCACAAGAAAATCTACCAAAAAAGGTTTCAAAACAACAGAACCTTATCTCTTCCAAACCATCGGAAAAACGGAAGTCCACATTCTAGGAACAGCCCATGTTTCCAAACAAAGTGTAGACGAAGTCGAAAAAATGATCCGAACATTAAAACCCGATGTCATTTGTGTTGAGTTATGTGAGTCTCGAATGAAATCGGTGGAAGATCCGGACTATTTAAAAAAATTAGATATATTCAAAGTATTCAAAGAAAGGAAAATGTGGTTACTCCTTTCGAGCCTCATCCTTTCTTCTTTTCAGAAAAAAATCGGTAACAAAGACATCAAACCTGGTGATGAAATGCGTAAAGCAATCACTATGGGTCGATCCTTAAAAAAACCAGTAATAGCAGTAGACCGTGAAATCCAAACTACCTTAAAAAGGTCCTGGGGAAATGTAGGTTTTTTCTCTAAAATGTATCTCTTTAGTGCTCTCCTTGCTTCTCTTTTGGTCCGAGAAGATGTATCAGACGATAAAATCGAAGAGATGAAATCGGATGACATTCTCAAAGATCTATTCTCTCAGATCCCAAAAAAATATGAATCAGTTAAACATGTCATCATTGATGAAAGAGATGTGTATTTAGCTGAAAAAATTCGCCAAGCGACAGAAGGTAAGTCAGTTAAAAAACTTCTTGCTGTTGTGGGTGCGGGCCATTTGGCCGGGATTGAAAGGAATCTTCACACAACAAACGACTTGTCCGTGTTAGATGAAGTTCCCAAACGTAAGTGGTGGGACAATATTAGTATCATTCTATATCCTGTGTTCTTTGCAGGACTCATCGGTTACACTACCTGGAGCCAAGGTGGGGAAGCTGGTATGGACCTGTTTTCAAAACTGATTTATATCAAAGGTGGCCTTGCAGCCCTCGGTGCTTTGATCGCACTAGCTCATCCGATTTCTATCCTACTTGCTTTTATCACGGCTCCCATTGGAACTTTTGTTCCCATCTTTAAAGCGGGATGGGTGAGTGCTCTTTCCGAGTCGTATTTACGTAAACCCCTTGTAGAAGACTTCGAACACATTGCCGAAGATTCAGAAACCTTTGTTGGTTTTTGGAAGAACCGCGTCCTTCATATCTTTCTCGTTTTTTTCCTTCCCCAATTTGGATCTACGATTGGAACCTTTATTGTTGCCGGAAAAGGCTTGAAGAATTTATTTTAAGGATATATGATTGGTTTCGTCTAAAGG
It encodes the following:
- a CDS encoding TraB/GumN family protein, coding for MRSIKKSTPTRKSTKKGFKTTEPYLFQTIGKTEVHILGTAHVSKQSVDEVEKMIRTLKPDVICVELCESRMKSVEDPDYLKKLDIFKVFKERKMWLLLSSLILSSFQKKIGNKDIKPGDEMRKAITMGRSLKKPVIAVDREIQTTLKRSWGNVGFFSKMYLFSALLASLLVREDVSDDKIEEMKSDDILKDLFSQIPKKYESVKHVIIDERDVYLAEKIRQATEGKSVKKLLAVVGAGHLAGIERNLHTTNDLSVLDEVPKRKWWDNISIILYPVFFAGLIGYTTWSQGGEAGMDLFSKLIYIKGGLAALGALIALAHPISILLAFITAPIGTFVPIFKAGWVSALSESYLRKPLVEDFEHIAEDSETFVGFWKNRVLHIFLVFFLPQFGSTIGTFIVAGKGLKNLF
- a CDS encoding chemotaxis protein CheD; amino-acid sequence: MSIKSKIINVGIADIKVGKDTDVLRTTLGSCIGIVLYDPEQKVGAISHIMLAKDPTGKDATKFPHKYGETALPILIEMMKQQGSNIGRYSCRMFGGASMFKGINSQFLQNIGEQNIAIVKKFMEENKIPVIVEDVAGNEGRTISLYCDDGRVLLKKAGMEKYLYKVR
- a CDS encoding HDOD domain-containing protein, with amino-acid sequence MLKSKVDEVLQDVNKLPAISSVVSKVLEKLQKPDVNIADLAQEISKDPAITANVIKLSNSAYYRASKPIRTVQEALMTLGIKTVKEIVLLTAAKGILSQDLNSYQLEAAQLWTSSLLVAELSSKIVQHKKLKIDKDLAFTSGLLCSVGKIVLAQFFSPVMMQIKADLKDNQEPFPMLEKKYFGYTHMEVSENLLKRWNFPQELTDVVANYLTPENSKNNPVLTSVVHIASILIVVSGIGIDIGGESVPISPFALSQTGVTEADIETYFVHIPDLQAGLADLLNV